The following proteins come from a genomic window of Noviherbaspirillum sp. L7-7A:
- a CDS encoding M20/M25/M40 family metallo-hydrolase, protein MKILPALLAIALSAAVHAGVHAAEANQPLLQAARQAEPAVIGSLKDMVMIESGSSDAAGLAKMADYTEARLKALGAATERRRGSTGPGSIVIGTFSGSGSKRLMLMAHMDTVYPAGTLATQPYKVEGRRIYGPGIADDKGGIAVILHALQLLKDAGWRDYGKLTVLFNADEEIGSIGSGELIAALGAEHDYVLSAEPTQVGKEGILLGASGTGTVTLQVQGRSSHAGAAPEEGRNALIELSHQLVQTRDVAKSVPGTQLNWTMSQAGKVRNQIPESAMATGDMRLTVPDGFEKLEAALKDKVQNRLVPDTQTTVSIERGRPPFVASATAREVAKKAQDIYAEMDRKLVLTDMTGGATDAGFASRSGKAVVLESFGLAGAGYHARDEYIDADTIVPRLYMMARMLQEVGRGQ, encoded by the coding sequence ATCAAGATTCTTCCCGCCCTGCTGGCAATAGCCCTGTCAGCTGCCGTTCATGCCGGCGTCCATGCTGCCGAAGCGAATCAGCCGCTACTGCAGGCAGCCCGACAGGCCGAGCCGGCAGTGATCGGGAGCCTGAAGGACATGGTCATGATCGAATCCGGCAGCAGCGACGCGGCCGGGCTGGCCAAAATGGCTGACTATACCGAAGCCAGGTTAAAGGCGCTGGGCGCGGCCACCGAGCGGCGGCGCGGCAGCACTGGGCCGGGCAGCATCGTCATCGGCACCTTCAGCGGCAGCGGCAGCAAGCGCCTGATGCTAATGGCGCACATGGATACGGTGTACCCGGCCGGCACGTTGGCGACTCAGCCGTACAAGGTGGAAGGCCGTCGCATCTATGGCCCCGGCATCGCCGACGACAAGGGCGGCATCGCCGTCATCCTGCATGCGCTGCAGCTCCTGAAGGACGCCGGCTGGCGCGACTACGGCAAGCTCACCGTGCTGTTCAATGCTGACGAAGAGATCGGCTCCATCGGCTCGGGCGAACTGATTGCCGCGCTGGGCGCGGAGCATGACTATGTGTTGTCGGCCGAGCCGACGCAGGTCGGCAAGGAAGGCATCCTGCTCGGTGCTTCCGGCACCGGCACCGTCACGCTGCAGGTGCAGGGCCGCTCCTCGCATGCGGGCGCGGCGCCGGAGGAGGGGCGCAATGCCCTGATCGAGCTGTCGCACCAACTGGTGCAGACGCGCGACGTGGCAAAGTCGGTGCCGGGCACCCAACTCAACTGGACCATGTCGCAGGCGGGCAAGGTGCGCAATCAGATTCCGGAATCGGCGATGGCCACCGGCGACATGCGGCTGACAGTGCCGGACGGCTTCGAGAAGCTGGAAGCGGCGCTGAAGGACAAGGTGCAGAACCGGCTGGTGCCGGACACCCAGACCACCGTCAGCATCGAGCGCGGCCGGCCGCCCTTCGTTGCCAGCGCTACCGCGCGCGAGGTGGCGAAGAAGGCGCAGGACATTTATGCCGAAATGGACCGCAAGCTGGTCCTGACCGACATGACCGGTGGCGCCACCGATGCCGGCTTCGCTTCCCGGTCGGGCAAGGCGGTGGTGCTGGAAAGCTTCGGCCTGGCCGGCGCCGGCTACCATGCGCGCGATGAATACATCGACGCCGACACCATCGTGCCGCGGCTGTACATGATGGCGCGCATGCTGCAGGAAGTCGGCCGCGGGCAATAA
- a CDS encoding DUF3240 family protein, protein MTAPCDCLLTLVVPASIEDALLEHLAAHPEWADSLMVSHQDGMGKGAHLVTAMEKVRGRARMALVTMPMQAQQVDVLLASVRHQFPTPALSWWTVPLTAYGRSG, encoded by the coding sequence ATGACGGCGCCCTGCGATTGCCTGCTCACGCTGGTGGTCCCGGCCAGCATCGAGGATGCGCTGCTGGAGCACCTGGCCGCGCATCCGGAATGGGCCGACAGTCTGATGGTGTCGCATCAGGATGGCATGGGGAAGGGCGCACACCTCGTCACCGCAATGGAAAAGGTGCGCGGCCGGGCCCGCATGGCGCTGGTCACCATGCCGATGCAGGCACAGCAGGTCGATGTGCTGCTTGCCAGCGTGCGGCATCAGTTTCCGACGCCCGCCCTGTCCTGGTGGACCGTGCCGCTCACCGCTTATGGAAGGTCAGGATGA
- a CDS encoding TolC family protein — protein MKTVLFCIALCSAMPALADGLAGAAYPPLLPPPDLVTRLLERQPQVTAAQAGIVVEQANSRRLTAGSYEWSVRASAQRRNEASGPRYRENEVALERPLRWMGKADKDAELGRQGVSISEARLADAWHEAARTLLRRWFEWVREAQAAQRLQQQAALLGQQADIVRRRVAAGDAPRMEMMLADTERHRVEAAFLQAAQRRDLLAAGLAVSYAGLQPALSGSLPEPVPPPGDVVLWRQKILEDNHEIELADAEAALGRVSAERAALERTPDPTLGLRYAQERDHQERLFSVTVSIPIPGQARREQVLASLGRADVALENARAVRLKVEADALAAALRANGTQALWRQLADIGRQSASNATLVARAYELGESPLSDTLLARRQALEALSAAEQAQIDALEAQARLLLDMHAIWSLHAD, from the coding sequence ATGAAAACGGTTTTGTTCTGCATTGCGCTCTGTTCCGCCATGCCGGCGCTGGCCGACGGCTTAGCTGGCGCGGCCTATCCGCCGCTGTTGCCGCCGCCGGACCTGGTGACGCGGCTGCTGGAACGCCAGCCGCAGGTGACGGCCGCGCAGGCCGGCATCGTGGTGGAACAGGCCAACAGCCGCCGGCTTACGGCAGGGTCCTATGAATGGTCGGTCAGGGCCAGCGCCCAGCGGCGCAATGAAGCCAGCGGGCCGCGTTATCGCGAGAACGAGGTGGCGCTGGAACGGCCGCTGCGCTGGATGGGCAAGGCCGACAAGGATGCCGAGCTGGGCCGCCAGGGCGTGTCGATCTCCGAAGCGCGGCTGGCCGACGCCTGGCATGAGGCCGCACGCACCCTGCTGCGGCGCTGGTTCGAATGGGTGCGCGAGGCGCAGGCGGCGCAGCGGCTGCAGCAGCAGGCGGCGCTGCTGGGCCAGCAGGCCGACATCGTGCGCAGAAGGGTGGCGGCGGGCGACGCGCCGCGCATGGAAATGATGCTGGCCGATACCGAGCGCCACCGCGTCGAGGCGGCCTTTCTGCAGGCGGCGCAGCGGCGCGACCTGTTGGCCGCTGGCCTGGCGGTGAGCTATGCGGGGCTGCAGCCGGCACTGTCGGGCAGCCTGCCGGAGCCGGTGCCGCCGCCCGGCGACGTGGTCCTGTGGCGGCAGAAGATCCTGGAAGACAACCATGAAATCGAGCTGGCCGATGCGGAGGCCGCGCTTGGCCGGGTCAGCGCCGAGCGGGCCGCGCTGGAACGCACGCCGGACCCGACGCTGGGGCTGCGTTATGCGCAGGAGCGCGACCATCAGGAGCGGCTGTTCTCGGTCACGGTATCGATTCCGATTCCGGGACAGGCGCGCCGGGAACAGGTACTGGCCAGCCTGGGCCGGGCCGATGTCGCGCTGGAGAATGCCCGCGCGGTGCGGCTGAAGGTGGAAGCCGACGCGCTGGCCGCCGCCTTGCGCGCCAATGGCACGCAGGCGCTGTGGCGCCAGCTGGCCGACATCGGCCGTCAGTCCGCCAGCAATGCCACGCTGGTGGCGCGTGCCTATGAACTGGGCGAGTCGCCGCTGTCGGACACCCTGTTGGCAAGGCGGCAGGCGCTGGAAGCGCTGTCGGCCGCTGAGCAGGCGCAGATCGATGCGCTGGAAGCGCAGGCCAGGCTGCTCCTGGACATGCATGCGATCTGGAGCCTGCACGCTGACTGA
- a CDS encoding CusA/CzcA family heavy metal efflux RND transporter: MLDRLLALALSQRLLVMVLTVMLVGAGVMALRVLPIDAYPDVSSTQVKIIMKAPGMTPEEVETRITAPIEQELLGIPGQRLLRSQSKYAIADITLDFEDSADIYWARQQVAERLGNAMRDLPPGAAGGLAPITTPLGEMFMFTIEGDLSLEQKRTLLDWVVRPQLRAIPGVADMNALGGMVKSFEVVPDIAALAARGLSLAQLQATLESNNRNDGAGRLSEHEEALVVRAEGSIRTPEDVKALAIAERGGVPVRVADVATVRVGSLTRYGVVTIDGKQEAVEGLVLGLRGANAREVVAQVRNKIAEIERNLPAGATIRPFYDRGALVDRAVNTVAKALAEAVVLVMVLLFLFLGNLRAALVVATILPLSALATFVLMHYFRLSANLMSLGGLAIAIGMLVDAAVVVVENIEAHMAEPANGAPRERLHLVYRAAREVAAPVAAGMLVIMMVFLPLMTLQGLEGKLFAPVALTIVFALSASLLLSLTVIPVLSSFFLRDGSHAQPRLVRWLEQAYAPVLAWALGCERLVYGLALAGLAGAALLFGLLGKSFMPTLDEGDIIMQVEKAPSINLAATAEIDLAVQRQVLATVPEVSSIVARAGADELGLDPMGLNETDTFLVLKPRSQWRSPDKEVLLEQLREAVAGFAGINFSFTQPIEMRTSEMLSGVRGDLAVKIYGADLAQLNRLAAQVVTLLEAIPGSQDVLTVSNTGLQYLQVDIDRMAAGRFGLTVDQMQNDLRALVEGRQAGIVVEEGRRLPLMVRGEQALRMSPELFQNLRLPLAGGQAVPLPYLARLKTVDGPVRVERENGARMVVVRANVQGRDLVGFVTEAQAAVARQVQLPTGYRVSWGGQFENQQRAAGRLMVVVPVALALIFLLLFTTFGSLRQAALVFVNIPFAMIGGVIALAVTGEYLSVPASVGFIALMGIAVLNGLVMISYFNQLAARGMDTVAVITEGARRRLRPVLMTASITGFGLIPLLLATGPGSEIQRPLAIVVIGGLLSSTLLTLVLLPLLFRRFGRGRIA, encoded by the coding sequence ATGCTGGACCGCCTGCTTGCCCTGGCCTTGTCGCAGCGTCTGCTGGTGATGGTGCTGACCGTGATGCTGGTCGGCGCCGGCGTGATGGCGCTGCGGGTGCTGCCGATCGATGCCTATCCGGATGTCTCCTCCACCCAGGTCAAGATCATCATGAAGGCGCCCGGCATGACGCCGGAGGAAGTGGAAACCCGCATCACCGCGCCGATCGAGCAGGAACTGCTGGGCATACCGGGCCAGCGGCTACTGCGCTCGCAGTCCAAGTACGCCATTGCCGACATCACGCTCGACTTCGAGGACAGCGCCGACATCTACTGGGCACGCCAGCAGGTGGCCGAGCGGCTGGGCAATGCAATGCGCGACCTGCCGCCCGGCGCCGCCGGCGGCCTGGCGCCAATCACCACGCCGCTGGGCGAGATGTTCATGTTCACCATCGAAGGCGACCTGTCGCTGGAGCAGAAGCGCACCCTGCTCGACTGGGTGGTGCGGCCGCAGTTGCGCGCCATTCCCGGCGTGGCCGACATGAATGCGCTGGGCGGCATGGTCAAGAGCTTCGAGGTGGTACCCGACATCGCCGCGCTGGCCGCGCGCGGCCTGTCGCTGGCGCAGCTGCAGGCCACGCTGGAGTCGAACAACCGCAACGACGGCGCCGGCCGCCTGTCGGAACATGAGGAAGCGCTGGTGGTGCGGGCCGAAGGCAGCATACGCACGCCGGAGGACGTGAAGGCGCTGGCCATTGCCGAGCGCGGCGGCGTGCCGGTGCGGGTGGCCGATGTGGCGACCGTCCGCGTGGGCAGCCTGACCCGCTACGGCGTCGTCACCATCGACGGCAAGCAGGAAGCGGTGGAAGGCCTGGTGCTGGGCCTGCGCGGCGCCAACGCGCGCGAGGTGGTGGCGCAGGTGCGTAACAAGATCGCCGAGATCGAGAGGAACCTGCCGGCCGGCGCGACCATCCGGCCCTTCTATGACCGCGGTGCACTGGTCGACCGGGCGGTCAATACGGTGGCCAAGGCGCTGGCCGAAGCGGTGGTGCTGGTGATGGTGCTGCTGTTCCTCTTTCTGGGCAATCTGCGGGCGGCATTGGTGGTGGCCACCATCCTGCCGCTGTCGGCGCTGGCCACCTTCGTGCTGATGCATTATTTCAGACTCTCGGCCAACCTGATGTCGCTGGGCGGGCTGGCCATTGCGATCGGCATGCTGGTCGACGCGGCGGTGGTGGTGGTGGAAAACATTGAGGCGCACATGGCGGAACCGGCGAATGGCGCGCCGCGCGAGCGGCTGCACCTGGTCTACCGCGCCGCCCGCGAGGTGGCCGCGCCGGTGGCAGCCGGCATGCTGGTGATCATGATGGTGTTCCTGCCGCTGATGACGCTGCAGGGCCTGGAAGGCAAGCTGTTTGCGCCGGTAGCGCTGACCATCGTGTTCGCGCTGTCGGCCTCGCTGCTGCTGTCGCTGACGGTGATCCCGGTACTGAGCTCGTTTTTCCTGCGCGACGGCAGCCATGCCCAGCCGCGGCTGGTGCGCTGGCTGGAACAGGCCTATGCGCCGGTACTGGCATGGGCGCTGGGCTGCGAGCGCCTGGTCTATGGCCTGGCGCTGGCCGGCCTGGCCGGCGCGGCGCTGCTGTTCGGCCTGCTCGGCAAGTCCTTCATGCCGACCCTGGACGAGGGCGACATCATCATGCAGGTGGAGAAAGCGCCGTCGATCAACCTGGCGGCGACGGCCGAGATCGACCTTGCGGTGCAGCGCCAGGTGCTGGCCACCGTGCCCGAGGTCAGCAGCATCGTCGCTAGAGCCGGCGCCGACGAGCTGGGCCTGGACCCGATGGGCCTGAACGAGACCGACACCTTCCTCGTGCTCAAGCCGCGCAGCCAGTGGCGCAGCCCCGACAAGGAAGTGCTGCTGGAGCAGCTGCGGGAAGCCGTGGCAGGCTTTGCCGGCATCAATTTCAGCTTCACCCAGCCGATCGAGATGCGCACCTCGGAAATGCTGTCGGGCGTGCGCGGCGACCTGGCGGTGAAGATCTATGGCGCCGACCTGGCGCAGCTGAACCGGCTGGCGGCGCAGGTGGTGACGCTGCTCGAAGCGATCCCCGGCAGCCAGGACGTGCTCACGGTCAGCAACACCGGCCTGCAGTACCTGCAGGTGGACATCGACCGCATGGCGGCCGGCCGTTTCGGCCTGACCGTGGACCAGATGCAGAACGACTTGCGGGCGCTGGTGGAAGGGCGCCAGGCCGGCATCGTGGTCGAGGAAGGGCGCCGGCTGCCGCTGATGGTGCGCGGTGAGCAGGCGCTGCGCATGTCACCCGAGCTGTTCCAGAATTTGCGGCTGCCGCTGGCCGGCGGCCAGGCGGTGCCGCTGCCCTACCTGGCGCGTCTGAAGACGGTGGACGGACCGGTGCGAGTGGAGCGCGAGAACGGTGCGCGCATGGTGGTGGTGCGGGCCAATGTGCAGGGGCGCGACTTGGTCGGCTTCGTGACCGAGGCGCAGGCGGCGGTGGCGCGCCAGGTACAGCTGCCGACCGGCTACCGGGTTAGCTGGGGAGGCCAGTTCGAGAACCAGCAGCGCGCCGCCGGCCGGCTGATGGTGGTCGTGCCGGTGGCGCTGGCGCTGATCTTCCTGCTGCTGTTTACCACTTTCGGCTCGCTGCGACAGGCCGCCCTGGTGTTCGTCAACATTCCGTTTGCCATGATCGGCGGCGTGATTGCGCTGGCCGTGACCGGCGAATACCTGTCGGTGCCGGCCTCAGTCGGCTTCATCGCGCTGATGGGCATCGCGGTGCTCAACGGCCTGGTGATGATCAGCTATTTCAACCAGCTCGCCGCGCGCGGCATGGACACGGTGGCGGTCATCACCGAGGGCGCCCGGCGCCGGCTGCGGCCGGTGCTGATGACCGCCAGCATTACCGGCTTTGGCCTGATTCCGCTGCTGCTGGCCACCGGTCCCGGCTCGGAAATCCAGCGGCCGCTGGCCATCGTGGTGATAGGCGGGCTGCTCAGTTCAACGCTGCTCACCCTGGTGCTGCTGCCGCTATTGTTCAGGCGCTTCGGACGCGGGAGGATAGCATGA